A portion of the Blautia hansenii DSM 20583 genome contains these proteins:
- a CDS encoding BCCT family transporter — protein sequence MQKDSKKQIDWTITLVPLGIVVALSVLFFFMPEQSNAILSQIRFFFGDTFGTYYLVIGLGVFLLSIYIAMSKYGDIVLGGKDEKPKYSFFAWGSMMFTCGLAADILFYSFSEWVMYASDPHIAELGSIQEWAGVFPMFHWSFIPWGFYLVLAAAFGFMLHVRKRERQKYSEACRPLLGKHTDGLAGKIIDLLAVFALLAGTATTFSVATPLMAEVVSELFHVEISRTVITIIILLLTCLVYTYSLLHGFKGISFLAKACIYLFFGLLVFVLLFGGETKYIIESGFASFGKMIGEFVELSTFTDPLRTSSFPQNWTIYYWAYWMVWCVAAPFFIGSISRGRTIRQTILGGYGFGVGSTLVSFVVLGNYSMGLQTSGAADFIAQYQADGDVYGMIISVIKTLPCAPLILVLLLITMIAFYATSFDSIALTASCYSYRKLGENESPNKLIQLMWCILLIVLPIGLVFSESSMSNLQSVSIVAAFPIAIVIVMIAVSFIKDAGKYLREKK from the coding sequence ATGCAGAAAGACAGTAAAAAACAGATTGATTGGACCATTACTCTGGTTCCTCTTGGAATTGTAGTTGCCCTTAGTGTGTTATTTTTCTTTATGCCGGAGCAGTCTAATGCAATATTGAGCCAAATTCGTTTTTTCTTTGGTGATACATTTGGAACTTATTATCTGGTAATCGGACTTGGTGTATTTTTGCTTTCCATTTATATAGCAATGTCAAAGTATGGAGATATTGTGTTAGGTGGCAAAGATGAGAAACCAAAGTATTCCTTTTTTGCATGGGGCAGTATGATGTTTACCTGTGGACTTGCAGCAGATATTTTGTTTTATTCTTTCTCAGAATGGGTTATGTATGCATCAGATCCCCACATTGCAGAGCTAGGAAGTATACAGGAATGGGCAGGAGTGTTCCCTATGTTCCACTGGAGCTTTATTCCATGGGGATTTTACCTTGTTTTGGCAGCTGCATTTGGGTTTATGCTCCACGTAAGAAAAAGAGAACGTCAGAAATATTCCGAAGCATGCCGTCCTTTATTGGGTAAACATACAGACGGATTAGCAGGAAAAATAATTGACTTATTAGCAGTGTTTGCTCTGCTGGCAGGAACAGCAACAACCTTTAGCGTTGCAACTCCTTTGATGGCAGAAGTGGTAAGCGAGCTGTTCCACGTTGAAATCAGTCGTACAGTAATTACGATTATTATTCTGCTTTTAACTTGCCTTGTTTACACCTATTCTCTTTTACACGGATTTAAGGGGATTAGTTTTCTGGCAAAAGCGTGTATTTATCTGTTCTTTGGGTTATTGGTGTTTGTTCTTTTATTCGGAGGAGAGACAAAATACATTATTGAATCAGGATTTGCTTCTTTTGGAAAGATGATCGGAGAATTTGTGGAGCTTTCTACCTTTACAGATCCTCTGAGAACATCTTCTTTCCCTCAGAATTGGACGATTTATTACTGGGCTTATTGGATGGTTTGGTGTGTTGCAGCTCCATTCTTTATCGGAAGTATTTCCAGAGGAAGAACCATTCGCCAGACAATTTTAGGCGGATATGGATTTGGAGTGGGTTCTACACTGGTAAGTTTTGTGGTTTTAGGAAATTATTCTATGGGACTGCAGACATCCGGTGCAGCAGATTTTATTGCACAGTATCAGGCTGACGGAGATGTATATGGAATGATTATTTCTGTAATTAAGACACTGCCATGTGCACCGTTGATTTTAGTGTTATTATTGATTACGATGATTGCATTTTATGCAACTTCTTTTGACTCTATTGCACTGACAGCTTCTTGCTATAGTTATAGAAAACTGGGAGAAAATGAGAGTCCAAATAAGCTGATACAGTTAATGTGGTGTATCTTGTTGATTGTACTTCCTATTGGACTGGTATTTTCGGAAAGCTCTATGAGCAATCTGCAGTCTGTCAGTATTGTAGCAGCGTTTCCTATAGCGATTGTCATTGTGATGATTGCAGTCAGTTTTATAAAAGATGCGGGGAAATATTTGAGAGAGAAAAAATAA
- the glmS gene encoding glutamine--fructose-6-phosphate transaminase (isomerizing) — protein MCGIVGYVGKENAASILIEGLSKLEYRGYDSAGIAVLDNSRDKKEIEIIKAKGRLQALREMTDNGKAVKGYCGIGHTRWATHGEPSVINAHPHVSKDKKIAVVHNGIIENYKEIKEYLQKKGYEFVSQTDTEVIAHLLDYYYKGNCLEAITKVLGRVRGSYALGILFQENPGVMYAVRKDSPLIVGKSPQGNLIASDVPAILKYTKTVCYIDDREIAEIKADGIRFYDIDQEELQKEFKTVEWDAKAAEKEGFEHFMLKEIYEQPKAVADTISPRIKNGKIVIDELEMTDEDIKKVSRIQMVACGSAYHVCVCAKYVLEKLAKIPVDVDLASEFRYRNPLMAKDTLVIVVSQSGETADSLAALRESKKKGYKVLGIVNVVGSSIAREADSVFYTWAGPEISVATTKAYSTQLAAVYLIGLLFGKVRGTIKDKEYREYIHELGRLPEKIQKILDEKERIQWLANKYSHTKDVFFIGRGLDYAISLEGSLKLKEISYIHSEAYAAGELKHGTISLIEEGVLVVGAATQPDLFEKEVSNLVEVRSRGACVLGLTSYGNYSIEDIADFTVYVPKTQDVFTTSLAVVPLQLLAYYISVAKGLDVDKPRNLAKSVTVE, from the coding sequence ATGTGTGGAATTGTGGGATATGTGGGAAAAGAAAATGCGGCATCTATTTTGATAGAGGGGCTTTCCAAGCTGGAGTATAGAGGATATGATTCTGCGGGTATTGCGGTGCTGGATAATAGCCGCGACAAAAAAGAAATTGAAATCATCAAGGCGAAAGGTCGTTTACAGGCGCTTCGTGAGATGACAGATAATGGAAAAGCGGTAAAAGGGTATTGTGGAATTGGTCATACCCGCTGGGCTACGCATGGTGAACCATCAGTGATTAATGCGCACCCTCATGTATCAAAGGATAAAAAAATCGCGGTGGTACATAATGGGATTATTGAAAATTATAAGGAAATAAAGGAATATTTACAGAAAAAAGGTTATGAATTTGTGTCACAAACAGACACAGAAGTAATCGCCCATCTTTTGGACTATTATTACAAAGGGAACTGTTTGGAAGCGATTACAAAGGTATTAGGAAGAGTGAGAGGTTCCTATGCGTTGGGAATTCTTTTTCAGGAAAATCCGGGAGTTATGTATGCTGTGAGAAAGGATAGTCCTTTAATCGTTGGGAAATCTCCTCAGGGAAATCTCATTGCATCTGATGTCCCTGCGATTTTGAAGTATACAAAGACCGTATGCTACATTGATGACAGAGAAATTGCCGAAATTAAGGCAGATGGTATACGTTTTTATGATATTGATCAGGAAGAATTGCAAAAAGAGTTCAAAACCGTGGAGTGGGATGCAAAAGCAGCGGAAAAAGAGGGCTTTGAGCATTTTATGCTGAAGGAAATCTATGAGCAGCCGAAAGCAGTAGCAGATACTATCAGTCCCAGAATTAAGAATGGGAAAATTGTGATTGACGAATTGGAAATGACAGACGAAGATATTAAGAAGGTCAGTCGTATTCAGATGGTAGCTTGTGGTTCTGCATATCATGTGTGCGTATGTGCGAAATATGTGCTGGAAAAGCTGGCAAAAATACCGGTAGATGTGGATTTGGCATCGGAGTTTCGCTACAGGAATCCCCTTATGGCGAAGGACACATTGGTGATTGTCGTGAGTCAGTCGGGGGAAACGGCAGATTCGCTGGCAGCTTTAAGGGAGTCTAAGAAAAAGGGTTATAAAGTGCTGGGAATTGTAAATGTAGTAGGAAGTTCTATTGCACGAGAAGCGGATAGTGTTTTTTATACATGGGCAGGACCGGAAATCTCCGTGGCTACTACAAAAGCGTACAGTACTCAGCTGGCAGCAGTTTATCTCATTGGATTACTTTTTGGAAAAGTAAGGGGTACGATTAAAGATAAAGAGTATAGAGAATATATTCACGAGCTGGGAAGACTTCCTGAGAAAATTCAGAAGATTTTAGATGAAAAAGAGAGGATACAGTGGCTTGCTAATAAGTATTCGCATACAAAAGATGTGTTCTTTATCGGAAGAGGTCTGGACTATGCCATTTCTTTAGAAGGTTCTTTGAAGTTAAAAGAAATATCTTATATTCATTCTGAAGCTTATGCGGCAGGGGAATTAAAACATGGCACGATTTCTCTTATTGAAGAAGGAGTTCTGGTAGTTGGTGCAGCAACACAACCGGATTTATTTGAGAAAGAGGTCAGCAATTTAGTAGAAGTGCGAAGTCGTGGAGCATGTGTCTTAGGGCTGACTTCTTATGGGAATTATTCCATAGAAGATATTGCAGATTTTACTGTGTATGTGCCTAAGACACAGGATGTTTTTACTACCAGTCTGGCTGTTGTTCCACTGCAGTTGCTGGCATATTATATTTCAGTTGCTAAGGGCTTGGATGTTGATAAGCCAAGAAATCTTGCAAAGAGTGTTACAGTAGAATAG
- a CDS encoding helix-turn-helix domain-containing protein, translating into MIRSRKILADRINNLCKEQGITYYALSYKSAVPLTTLLHIVNGSTKNPGIFTIHKICEGFEISLKDFFDTEEFCEMRGDFEEEMQI; encoded by the coding sequence ATGATTCGTTCACGAAAGATATTAGCAGATCGTATTAATAATCTGTGTAAGGAACAAGGAATAACTTATTATGCGCTATCCTATAAATCAGCAGTTCCCCTGACTACATTGCTGCACATTGTAAACGGCTCAACCAAAAATCCGGGAATATTTACTATTCATAAAATTTGCGAGGGATTTGAGATTTCATTAAAGGACTTCTTTGATACAGAGGAATTCTGCGAAATGAGAGGAGATTTTGAAGAGGAGATGCAGATTTAA
- a CDS encoding phosphotransferase, with the protein MKSLLILGAGGFGQMIQETARLIGYAKVVFLDDAVKGEDVIGKCCDYQAFLGEYDTAVAALGDNGMRLYWTEKLMEAGYKVPAIIHPSAVVSPSAEIGNGSFIMQRAVVNTHTVIEHGVLVNSGAVVDHDSHVAKGAHIGLGSVVKANCNIDVKRKVEAGEVVFSTRRKIDGVTNRNLEDALYAFGFGNQCSYVKPFGQGHINETYAVYMPTDAGDEFAYILQRVNNNVFKDPAGVMENIFGVTEYLRNVIRDEGGDPDRETLSCIKTKAGCTYFEDSEGQPWRCYHYIPNSVCYQLVEEPEQFYQSGNSFGHFLKQLGNYPASSLKETIPDFHNTVKRFANFQRAVKRDIKNRAITCRPEVKFALEREADCGVLVKQQEEGKLPLRVTHNDTKLNNILFDADTGKGLCIIDLDTIMPGLAANDFGDSIRFGAATAEEDERNLDLMHFDISLYEMYVKGYLEGTDGVLTPEEIESLPWGARLMTLECGMRFLTDYLEGDTYFKTAYPEHNLVRARTQFRLVDEMEQQFEKMQEIVRQYC; encoded by the coding sequence ATGAAAAGTTTATTGATTTTAGGTGCGGGCGGTTTTGGTCAGATGATACAGGAAACAGCCAGACTGATTGGATATGCAAAAGTAGTATTTTTGGATGATGCAGTTAAAGGAGAAGATGTCATTGGAAAATGCTGTGATTATCAGGCATTTCTAGGAGAATATGATACAGCAGTAGCAGCTCTCGGAGATAACGGAATGCGCCTTTATTGGACAGAAAAGCTCATGGAAGCAGGATATAAAGTGCCGGCAATTATTCATCCGTCAGCAGTAGTAAGCCCAAGTGCGGAAATTGGCAACGGAAGTTTTATTATGCAGCGTGCAGTTGTTAATACACATACAGTCATTGAGCATGGTGTTCTTGTAAACAGCGGTGCGGTTGTAGACCATGACTCTCATGTTGCAAAGGGAGCACATATCGGACTGGGAAGCGTTGTGAAAGCAAATTGTAATATTGATGTAAAACGTAAAGTGGAGGCCGGCGAAGTGGTATTTTCTACCAGAAGAAAAATTGACGGCGTTACAAACAGAAATCTGGAAGATGCCTTATATGCTTTCGGATTTGGTAATCAATGCAGCTATGTGAAACCTTTTGGACAGGGACATATCAATGAAACTTATGCTGTTTATATGCCTACGGATGCAGGAGATGAGTTTGCATATATTCTTCAGCGAGTAAATAACAACGTATTTAAAGATCCGGCAGGGGTTATGGAAAATATTTTCGGTGTAACAGAATACCTTCGTAACGTTATTCGAGACGAAGGCGGAGATCCGGACAGAGAAACTTTATCTTGTATTAAGACAAAAGCCGGATGCACTTATTTTGAAGACAGTGAAGGACAGCCTTGGAGATGTTATCATTACATTCCGAATTCTGTATGCTATCAGTTGGTGGAAGAACCGGAGCAGTTTTATCAGTCAGGAAACAGTTTCGGACATTTCTTAAAGCAGCTTGGTAATTATCCGGCATCCAGCTTAAAAGAGACCATTCCTGATTTCCATAATACAGTAAAACGTTTTGCAAATTTCCAGCGTGCTGTAAAGCGTGATATTAAAAACAGAGCCATTACCTGCCGCCCTGAGGTTAAGTTTGCTTTGGAAAGAGAAGCAGATTGCGGCGTTCTGGTAAAACAGCAGGAAGAAGGAAAACTTCCTTTACGAGTAACACATAATGATACGAAATTAAACAATATTTTATTTGATGCGGATACCGGAAAAGGACTGTGCATTATTGATTTAGATACTATTATGCCGGGCTTGGCTGCCAATGATTTTGGTGACTCTATCCGTTTTGGCGCAGCTACCGCAGAAGAGGATGAAAGAAATCTGGATTTAATGCACTTCGATATTTCCTTATATGAAATGTATGTGAAAGGTTATCTGGAAGGTACAGATGGTGTGCTTACACCTGAGGAAATAGAAAGTCTTCCATGGGGAGCACGCTTAATGACTTTGGAATGTGGTATGCGTTTCCTGACAGATTATCTGGAAGGAGATACTTACTTTAAGACAGCTTATCCGGAGCACAATCTGGTTCGTGCCCGTACACAGTTCCGTCTGGTTGATGAAATGGAACAACAGTTTGAAAAGATGCAGGAAATTGTGCGTCAGTATTGCTAA
- a CDS encoding MATE family efflux transporter has product MELLLNEQPLLCRNLIEVEENSLSENTDKIILFEQTPIPKAVAKLAIPTILSSLVMVLYNLADTYFVGMCNDPIQNAAVTLAAPVLLAFNAVNNLFGVGSSSMMSRALGRKDYDTVYKSSALGFYCAIISGALFALACFVFNAPLLRMLGANTETMAATGEYLKWTSIYGAVPAILNVVMAYMVRAEGSALHASIGTMSGCFLNIILDPVFILPWGLNMGAEGAGLATFLSNCVACIYFFVLLYKKRKSTFVCVNPKRLSLDKNIICGICAVGIPASIQNLLNVTGMTILNNFTSSFGADAVAAMGITQKINMVPMNIAMGISQGIMPLISYTYSSGNHKRMKGTLVFAARASLGFITVVAAFYYLSSAQLTEMFMSNEAIISYGTKFLRGFCLGLPFLCMDFLAVGVFQSVGMGKEALIFAIMRKIILEIPALYLLNYLLPLYGLAYAQFVAEVVLAAAAVIVLARLFQKIEQQKVIAR; this is encoded by the coding sequence ATGGAGTTGTTGCTTAATGAGCAGCCCTTATTATGCAGGAATTTAATAGAAGTGGAGGAAAATTCGTTGTCGGAAAATACAGATAAAATCATTTTGTTTGAACAGACACCAATTCCAAAGGCAGTTGCAAAGCTGGCAATACCCACAATTCTCAGCTCGCTTGTTATGGTGCTTTATAATCTGGCGGATACCTATTTTGTAGGAATGTGCAATGACCCAATTCAGAATGCGGCAGTTACCTTGGCAGCCCCGGTGCTTTTGGCATTTAATGCGGTGAACAATCTTTTCGGAGTGGGCAGCTCCAGTATGATGAGCCGTGCTCTGGGAAGAAAAGATTACGATACGGTATATAAAAGCTCTGCACTGGGCTTTTATTGTGCAATTATATCCGGTGCGCTATTTGCGTTGGCATGTTTTGTTTTTAATGCACCGCTGCTTCGTATGCTGGGAGCAAATACTGAGACCATGGCTGCCACAGGAGAATATTTGAAATGGACCTCTATTTACGGAGCAGTGCCTGCTATTTTAAATGTTGTTATGGCGTATATGGTAAGAGCAGAGGGTTCTGCGCTGCATGCCAGTATCGGAACAATGAGCGGCTGCTTTTTAAATATTATTTTGGACCCTGTTTTTATACTTCCGTGGGGCTTGAATATGGGAGCGGAAGGAGCAGGACTTGCCACCTTTTTATCTAACTGTGTTGCCTGTATTTACTTCTTTGTATTACTCTATAAAAAAAGAAAAAGTACTTTTGTGTGTGTAAATCCCAAACGCCTTTCTCTGGACAAAAATATTATCTGTGGAATTTGTGCAGTGGGAATTCCAGCATCAATTCAGAACCTTTTAAACGTTACGGGAATGACGATTTTGAATAATTTTACATCTTCTTTTGGTGCAGATGCAGTTGCGGCAATGGGGATTACCCAGAAAATCAATATGGTTCCTATGAACATTGCCATGGGAATTTCTCAGGGAATTATGCCTTTAATCAGTTATACTTACTCCAGCGGTAATCATAAGAGAATGAAAGGTACGCTGGTATTTGCAGCAAGAGCAAGTCTGGGATTTATTACCGTTGTAGCAGCTTTTTATTATTTAAGTTCTGCTCAGTTGACAGAAATGTTTATGTCTAATGAAGCAATTATTTCTTATGGAACAAAATTTTTAAGAGGCTTTTGCCTGGGATTGCCGTTTTTATGTATGGATTTCCTTGCAGTAGGTGTGTTCCAATCTGTGGGAATGGGAAAAGAAGCTCTTATTTTTGCGATTATGAGAAAGATTATTCTGGAAATACCGGCGCTGTATCTTTTAAATTATTTACTTCCTTTGTATGGACTGGCTTATGCACAGTTTGTGGCAGAGGTTGTATTGGCAGCAGCAGCGGTTATTGTGTTGGCAAGGCTGTTTCAGAAAATTGAGCAACAAAAAGTGATTGCCAGATAA
- a CDS encoding QueT transporter family protein → MKNKNVSYLTQAAMIAAIYVVLTIVFAPISFGEIQVRIAEMLTILPIFTPAAIPGLFVGCLIGNITGGAILPDIICGSIATLVGAAGTYALRNHHRALAVLPPILVNALVVPFVLRYAYGVVLPIPFLALTVGIGEIISCGILGNVLAAVLKKYSGKIFVSQRV, encoded by the coding sequence ATGAAAAACAAAAATGTGTCGTACTTAACACAGGCTGCAATGATTGCGGCAATCTATGTGGTGCTTACCATTGTCTTTGCACCTATCAGCTTCGGAGAAATACAGGTTCGTATTGCAGAAATGCTGACAATTTTACCTATTTTTACACCGGCGGCAATTCCGGGATTGTTTGTAGGATGTCTGATTGGAAATATTACAGGCGGAGCAATTTTACCTGACATTATTTGCGGCAGCATCGCAACACTTGTAGGAGCAGCAGGGACATACGCATTGAGAAATCACCATAGAGCATTGGCAGTTTTACCGCCTATTTTGGTAAATGCCTTGGTCGTTCCGTTTGTACTTCGCTATGCTTACGGTGTGGTACTTCCAATTCCATTTTTGGCTTTAACCGTAGGAATTGGGGAAATTATTTCCTGTGGAATACTGGGAAATGTTTTGGCGGCAGTTTTGAAAAAATACAGCGGAAAAATTTTCGTATCACAAAGAGTATAA